A region of Streptomyces sp. NBC_01750 DNA encodes the following proteins:
- a CDS encoding DUF6177 family protein gives MTKDVIALTPTMPDIRTLLAGLYAGGPDVRVDSAGDGAVVQLRAPGGHPLISVEAPIFVQVPGEASRLLGTAIDDAQGPFWWTETRSTTAVPDAESLARAFAGRLVSVLGGTTWPPGPVTTDIVPLTSDNAQAPATDTSPPGIDVLTDQAAVVIQDRPVVAMSSWLSDALRTAATTSRALQIVTPHTTRLTVPTRTALQGHPNRWIVQDPEHGYYDGLSGAALRWHNGAFTPIRTHPGPVPAFTEQPVSGDRQLIVSLRTQHAPDAGLLLGGALETTWQQLTGAPPTGWSTAEPVNLPWSTRQLTDLARTRAPRPTWLIAVGHPDRPAIATQRITRTTAGVEEDITLALGYGPVETPPLDTIQPLAEVLVSRHNLTSMLTSLRPGRRDLTVPPHFEKPPVPVTFTLGAGPVSDIGFAHASRPPLNLHPIQLGPTAAPALHYPLGDSATTWGALQQLTTHLTAAREK, from the coding sequence GTGACCAAAGACGTCATCGCCCTCACGCCCACGATGCCGGACATCCGTACGTTGCTTGCGGGTCTCTACGCGGGCGGCCCCGACGTGCGGGTGGACTCCGCGGGCGACGGCGCGGTCGTCCAGCTCCGCGCACCCGGCGGACATCCCCTCATCTCAGTGGAGGCCCCCATCTTCGTCCAGGTCCCCGGCGAGGCCTCACGCCTCCTCGGCACGGCCATCGATGACGCCCAAGGTCCGTTCTGGTGGACCGAGACGCGGTCCACCACCGCCGTCCCCGACGCCGAATCCCTCGCCCGCGCCTTCGCCGGCCGACTCGTCTCCGTCCTGGGCGGCACCACTTGGCCCCCCGGCCCCGTGACCACTGATATCGTCCCGCTCACCTCCGACAACGCCCAAGCCCCGGCAACGGACACCTCGCCTCCTGGCATTGACGTCCTCACCGATCAGGCTGCCGTGGTCATCCAGGACCGGCCCGTCGTCGCCATGAGCAGCTGGCTCTCCGACGCCCTGCGCACCGCAGCCACCACCAGCCGCGCGCTGCAGATCGTCACCCCCCACACGACTCGCCTCACCGTCCCCACCCGCACCGCACTCCAGGGCCACCCCAACCGCTGGATCGTCCAGGACCCCGAGCATGGCTACTACGACGGCCTCTCCGGCGCCGCACTCCGCTGGCACAACGGCGCCTTCACCCCCATCCGTACGCATCCCGGCCCGGTCCCCGCCTTCACCGAGCAGCCCGTGTCCGGTGACCGCCAGCTGATCGTCTCCCTGCGCACACAGCACGCCCCGGACGCGGGCCTGCTGCTGGGCGGCGCCCTGGAAACCACCTGGCAACAACTCACCGGCGCGCCCCCAACGGGCTGGAGCACCGCCGAACCCGTCAACCTCCCCTGGTCAACACGCCAGCTGACCGACCTGGCCCGCACCCGGGCCCCCCGCCCGACCTGGCTGATCGCCGTCGGCCACCCCGACCGCCCCGCCATCGCCACCCAGCGCATCACCCGCACCACCGCCGGAGTCGAAGAAGACATCACCCTCGCCCTCGGCTACGGCCCCGTCGAAACCCCGCCCCTCGACACCATCCAGCCCCTCGCCGAGGTGCTCGTGAGCAGGCACAACCTGACCTCGATGCTCACCTCCCTCCGCCCGGGGCGCCGCGACCTCACTGTCCCCCCGCACTTCGAGAAGCCACCGGTCCCGGTCACCTTCACTCTGGGCGCCGGTCCCGTCAGCGACATCGGGTTCGCCCACGCCAGTCGCCCACCCCTGAACCTGCACCCCATACAGCTCGGCCCCACCGCAGCGCCCGCCCTGCACTACCCCCTCGGCGACAGCGCGACCACCTGGGGCGCCCTCCAACAGCTCACGACCCACCTCACGGCCGCCCGGGAGAAGTGA
- a CDS encoding caspase, EACC1-associated type gives MQPTPELSAERRLALVVATSTYTDASLRRLRAPAHDAAALSDVLSDPEIGGFTVTQVIDRTAQDVRLAFEEFLAHRAPHDLVVVYVSCHGLVDARRRLYFAATDTRKDRLAATGVEAQWLLDQLDDCRARRQVVILDCCFSGAFAQRSKGETDLGLGERFHGHSRGRVVLTASRATEYSFEGEPVPGEVLPGSVFTSALVTGIRSGEADTDHDGYISVDDAYTYAFDRLRVDDVAQTPQRWLYGAEGKILLARSPVGVSIPSPLLPDAWATRLASPHPAVRLGAVAAMGESLTDSDPARALAARRALEQVADEDIPRVAQAARAQLDSVSIGSGTPLAEGSSEEQPETVTGPPASAAHARGDAVPDESVSDEDPPQPVLINLSSPAVDAAHGPPRRPHFLRTRRGRVVLGGLVVLIAAAATVTPMLVDQSNDPGSPGRYDRPRGSILVNNKAVTGSSDTGQKMRWKRTYTDGPLYASVTGYATQSFGTSLLENVEDKLLTGTDSRLHSAGAGNVFTTIDAAAQQAAYKGLKGKQGAVVALDPSSGKILALVSGPSYSPSTIAGTSKEDTAAWTALNGDTEKPLLNRALKRTYPPGSTFEVVTAAAALENGLYKNIEAATDSPAPWTLPESTVQLKNEDGATCENASLQSALLNSCNTVFAKISNDLGNAKMREQAAGFGFNKEITTPVLAVKSVYPADDGSLNALDGIGQGSTSVTPLQMAMVTAAVANEGALMQPYLVAGLQTADGKIVEQHKPKAMSRSLSELNARKLQQMMEYIVGDGPGSGAKIPGSTVGGMSGSAQLPTGTSNTAYAWFVSYAKREESGSPAVAVAVVVESSGGTGEKASGDKIAAPIAKRVMEAVLKR, from the coding sequence ATGCAGCCGACACCTGAGCTGTCGGCCGAGCGCCGGCTGGCCCTGGTGGTGGCGACCTCCACGTACACCGACGCCTCACTCCGCCGGCTGCGGGCGCCCGCACATGACGCCGCCGCTCTGAGCGACGTCCTCTCCGATCCGGAGATCGGCGGGTTCACGGTCACGCAGGTGATCGACAGGACGGCTCAGGATGTCCGGCTGGCCTTCGAGGAATTCCTCGCTCATCGCGCTCCGCACGATCTTGTGGTGGTGTACGTGTCCTGCCACGGGCTCGTCGATGCCCGCAGGCGCCTGTACTTCGCCGCTACGGATACCCGCAAGGACCGGCTGGCCGCCACCGGAGTGGAGGCGCAATGGCTCCTCGACCAGCTGGACGACTGCCGAGCACGACGGCAAGTGGTGATTCTGGACTGCTGCTTCAGTGGCGCTTTCGCGCAACGCAGCAAGGGAGAGACCGACCTGGGACTGGGCGAGAGGTTCCACGGCCACTCCCGCGGCCGGGTCGTGCTGACGGCCTCGCGGGCGACCGAGTACTCGTTCGAAGGCGAGCCCGTCCCCGGGGAGGTCCTGCCGGGATCCGTGTTCACCAGCGCTTTGGTGACCGGCATTCGCAGCGGTGAGGCCGACACCGACCACGACGGATACATCTCCGTGGACGACGCCTACACCTACGCGTTCGACCGGCTACGGGTCGACGATGTGGCGCAGACACCACAGCGCTGGCTCTACGGAGCCGAGGGAAAGATCCTGCTCGCCCGCAGTCCCGTCGGCGTCTCCATCCCCTCCCCCTTACTGCCCGATGCCTGGGCCACTCGCCTCGCGAGTCCCCATCCGGCCGTCCGGCTCGGCGCCGTCGCCGCCATGGGCGAATCGCTCACGGACAGCGATCCCGCCCGCGCCCTGGCCGCCCGCCGGGCGCTCGAGCAAGTCGCCGATGAGGACATTCCCCGCGTGGCGCAGGCCGCTCGCGCCCAGCTGGACAGCGTCTCGATCGGCTCCGGCACGCCGCTCGCGGAGGGTTCCTCCGAGGAGCAGCCGGAGACAGTGACCGGTCCCCCGGCTTCGGCAGCCCACGCGCGCGGCGACGCTGTGCCCGACGAGAGCGTGTCCGACGAGGATCCACCGCAGCCGGTTCTGATCAACCTGTCGTCGCCCGCCGTAGACGCGGCCCACGGACCGCCGCGCCGGCCTCACTTTCTGCGCACTCGCCGCGGTCGTGTTGTCCTCGGCGGGCTCGTCGTCCTGATCGCCGCGGCCGCGACGGTCACGCCCATGCTCGTCGACCAGTCCAACGACCCGGGTTCTCCCGGCCGTTACGACCGGCCGCGTGGATCCATTCTGGTGAACAACAAGGCAGTCACCGGCTCCTCGGACACCGGGCAGAAAATGCGCTGGAAACGCACGTACACCGACGGCCCCTTGTACGCGTCCGTCACCGGCTACGCCACCCAGTCGTTCGGCACCAGTCTGCTGGAGAACGTCGAGGACAAGCTTCTGACCGGCACCGACTCCCGACTTCACTCAGCCGGCGCAGGGAATGTGTTCACCACCATCGACGCCGCCGCCCAGCAAGCCGCGTACAAGGGGCTGAAGGGCAAGCAGGGCGCCGTCGTGGCGCTCGATCCAAGCAGCGGCAAGATCCTCGCGCTCGTCTCCGGCCCCTCCTACTCCCCGTCAACGATCGCCGGCACATCCAAGGAGGACACGGCAGCCTGGACCGCCCTGAACGGCGACACGGAAAAGCCCCTGCTCAACCGAGCGCTGAAGCGGACCTATCCGCCGGGCTCCACCTTCGAAGTGGTCACGGCCGCCGCCGCCCTGGAGAACGGCCTCTACAAGAACATCGAGGCAGCCACCGACTCGCCTGCGCCGTGGACGCTCCCCGAGTCCACGGTCCAGCTGAAGAACGAGGACGGCGCCACCTGCGAGAACGCGTCCCTTCAGTCCGCTCTCCTGAATTCCTGTAACACCGTCTTCGCCAAGATCAGCAATGACCTCGGGAACGCGAAGATGCGCGAGCAGGCTGCCGGATTCGGCTTCAACAAGGAGATCACCACGCCCGTGCTCGCGGTCAAGTCCGTCTATCCCGCGGACGATGGTTCGCTCAATGCCCTTGATGGCATCGGCCAGGGCAGCACCAGCGTCACGCCTCTGCAGATGGCCATGGTCACGGCAGCCGTCGCCAACGAGGGCGCGCTCATGCAGCCGTACCTGGTCGCCGGCCTGCAGACCGCCGACGGCAAGATCGTCGAGCAGCACAAGCCCAAGGCGATGAGCCGGTCGCTCAGCGAACTCAACGCGAGGAAGCTGCAGCAGATGATGGAGTACATCGTCGGGGACGGACCAGGATCCGGGGCCAAGATTCCCGGGAGCACGGTGGGCGGCATGAGCGGCAGCGCCCAGCTCCCCACCGGAACCAGCAACACCGCCTACGCCTGGTTCGTCTCCTACGCCAAGAGGGAGGAATCCGGATCCCCGGCGGTTGCCGTCGCCGTTGTCGTCGAGTCCTCCGGCGGGACCGGGGAGAAAGCCTCGGGGGACAAGATCGCCGCTCCGATCGCCAAGCGCGTCATGGAGGCGGTCCTCAAACGGTGA
- a CDS encoding AMP-dependent synthetase/ligase, with translation MPGSGPPFRAEPPWSKGLAESVYETADRDPSLVQFSRRSATQPDGWEPMTAEQFRDEVLAVAKGFLANGIRFGDRVALMSRTRYEWTVLAYALWSVGAEVVPVYPTSSIEQVRWILYDAQVRAIVVEHENHAMTVAAATDAETRLSAIWQMDLGCVATLIDQGTGMDDDLIHRHHAAVLPDQVAAICYTSGTTGTPKGCLITHANLAAECDILLEGWGGIIAEPGVQPSILNFLPVAHIYGLMVVVACLRGGVRLGHQPDLTPEALLPALASFQPTFLFAVPYIFEKIFHKARRTAEEAGRVSLFDKAAAVAVRYAEAVERHSTGSGHGPGPSLKVLHAAYDRLVYSKLRAVLGGQVRNAVSGGSTLRRELGLFFAGTGITVYDGYGLTETAGGITAQPPGAVRFGTVGRPIPGCAVHIASDSEVWVRGDTVFAGYLNNPKATEAVLRDGWFATGDMGHLDGEGYLVITGRKKDVIITSGGKSVAPLPLEEQLRHHPLISQCLIVGDDQPYIAALITVDPEALAHWQALKGKQPLDITAMTDDEDLRAQIQRAVSRANTRVSRAESIRAFRILPQEFSLDSGLMTPTLKLKRRAITGAYAADIKALYTR, from the coding sequence ATGCCAGGAAGCGGTCCTCCTTTCCGGGCCGAACCGCCGTGGTCGAAGGGCCTGGCCGAATCGGTCTACGAGACCGCCGATCGTGATCCCTCCCTGGTCCAGTTCTCCCGCCGCTCGGCGACACAGCCTGATGGCTGGGAACCGATGACCGCAGAGCAGTTCCGCGACGAAGTCCTGGCCGTGGCCAAGGGTTTCCTGGCCAACGGCATCCGCTTCGGCGACCGGGTCGCGCTGATGTCCCGTACTCGCTACGAGTGGACGGTTCTGGCGTACGCCCTGTGGTCCGTCGGCGCCGAGGTCGTTCCGGTCTACCCCACGTCGTCCATCGAGCAGGTGCGCTGGATCCTGTACGACGCCCAGGTCCGGGCCATCGTGGTCGAGCACGAGAACCATGCGATGACCGTGGCGGCGGCCACCGACGCGGAGACTCGGCTGTCCGCGATCTGGCAGATGGACCTGGGCTGTGTGGCCACCCTGATCGACCAGGGCACCGGGATGGACGACGACCTGATCCACCGTCACCATGCCGCTGTGTTGCCGGACCAGGTCGCCGCGATCTGCTACACCTCCGGCACCACCGGAACGCCCAAGGGCTGCCTCATCACCCACGCCAATCTGGCCGCCGAATGCGACATCCTCCTCGAAGGCTGGGGCGGGATCATAGCCGAGCCCGGGGTGCAGCCTTCGATTCTCAACTTCCTGCCCGTCGCCCACATTTACGGGCTGATGGTCGTCGTCGCCTGCCTGCGTGGCGGCGTCCGCCTCGGCCACCAGCCCGATCTGACGCCCGAGGCGCTGCTCCCCGCCCTGGCGTCCTTCCAGCCCACGTTTCTCTTCGCCGTGCCGTACATCTTCGAGAAGATCTTCCACAAGGCCCGCCGCACCGCCGAGGAAGCCGGACGCGTCAGCCTCTTCGACAAGGCCGCGGCCGTCGCGGTGCGCTATGCCGAGGCCGTGGAACGGCACTCCACCGGCTCGGGCCACGGCCCAGGGCCGTCCCTGAAGGTCCTGCACGCCGCCTACGACCGCCTGGTCTACAGCAAGCTGCGCGCCGTACTGGGCGGGCAGGTACGCAACGCGGTGTCCGGCGGCTCGACGCTCCGGAGGGAGCTGGGGCTGTTCTTCGCGGGCACGGGCATCACCGTGTACGACGGGTACGGCCTCACCGAGACCGCGGGCGGCATCACGGCCCAGCCCCCGGGAGCGGTCAGATTCGGCACGGTGGGCCGGCCGATTCCGGGCTGCGCCGTACACATCGCGAGCGACAGCGAGGTGTGGGTACGCGGCGACACGGTCTTCGCCGGCTACCTCAACAACCCGAAGGCCACCGAAGCGGTGCTGCGCGACGGGTGGTTCGCCACCGGGGACATGGGCCATCTCGACGGAGAGGGCTACCTCGTCATCACGGGGCGCAAGAAGGACGTCATCATCACCAGCGGCGGCAAGAGCGTGGCACCGTTGCCCCTGGAAGAGCAACTGCGCCACCACCCACTGATCTCGCAGTGCCTGATCGTGGGAGACGACCAGCCGTACATCGCGGCGCTCATCACCGTGGACCCCGAGGCGCTGGCGCACTGGCAGGCACTGAAGGGGAAGCAGCCGTTGGACATCACGGCGATGACGGACGACGAAGACCTGCGGGCGCAGATCCAGCGTGCGGTCTCCCGGGCCAACACCCGTGTTTCGAGGGCGGAGTCCATCCGGGCGTTCCGCATCCTGCCGCAGGAGTTCAGCCTGGACTCCGGTCTGATGACACCGACGCTGAAGCTCAAACGGCGGGCGATCACGGGAGCGTACGCGGCGGACATCAAGGCCCTGTACACACGCTGA
- a CDS encoding CDP-alcohol phosphatidyltransferase family protein has protein sequence MALNNAYDMRPLRHETAVGAGAQVLLLALLGTAIGLGPAGWLTGLAFAVATWAVLTRALRRSWLKSFGAANRVTLARATLVGGVTALVADSFESPPPVTVLVALTTVALILDAVDGQVARRTGSASALGARFDMEVDAFLILVLSVYVATSLGPWVLLIGALRYAFVAAARILPWLRGPLPPSTARKTVAALQGIVLLVAGAGILPRWPAFAAVVVALGLLVWSFGRDIGWLWRVRGGVAEETAEGTAEEAAGESAEAVRQAA, from the coding sequence GTGGCCTTGAACAACGCGTACGACATGAGGCCACTGCGGCACGAGACAGCCGTGGGAGCCGGCGCCCAGGTACTCCTGCTGGCCCTGCTCGGCACGGCGATAGGCCTGGGCCCGGCGGGATGGCTGACGGGCCTGGCCTTCGCGGTCGCCACCTGGGCCGTGCTCACCCGCGCCCTGCGCCGGTCGTGGCTCAAGTCCTTCGGAGCTGCCAACCGCGTCACACTGGCCCGGGCGACGCTCGTCGGGGGTGTGACCGCGCTGGTCGCGGATTCCTTCGAGAGTCCGCCGCCGGTCACCGTCCTGGTCGCCCTGACGACAGTGGCGCTGATACTCGACGCGGTCGACGGCCAGGTCGCCCGGCGCACCGGCTCGGCGTCCGCCTTGGGGGCACGCTTCGACATGGAGGTCGACGCGTTCCTCATCCTGGTGCTCAGCGTCTACGTCGCCACCTCGCTGGGCCCGTGGGTGCTGCTGATCGGCGCCCTGCGATACGCGTTCGTCGCGGCGGCCCGAATACTGCCCTGGCTGCGCGGGCCGCTGCCACCGAGCACGGCACGCAAGACGGTGGCCGCGCTGCAGGGGATCGTGCTGCTCGTGGCGGGCGCGGGGATCCTGCCGCGCTGGCCGGCATTCGCGGCTGTTGTGGTGGCGCTGGGGTTGCTGGTGTGGTCCTTCGGACGCGACATCGGGTGGTTGTGGCGCGTCAGGGGAGGCGTTGCGGAGGAGACGGCCGAGGGGACAGCCGAGGAGGCGGCCGGGGAGTCTGCCGAGGCAGTGCGCCAAGCGGCCTGA
- a CDS encoding zinc-dependent alcohol dehydrogenase: protein MERVARAFWLRSPGHGEIRDVRLPAPAEDEVLVRTLCSGVSRGTETLVFRGGVPESQHATMRAPFQDGDFPGPVKYGYLNVGVVEEGPRHLLGRTVFCLYPHQTRYVVPASAVTPVPDNVPAPRAVLAGTVETAVNAVWDAAPLLGDRIAVVGAGMVGCSVAAVLAQYPAVRVQLVDAEPRRAAIAKALGVDFALPGEAAGDCDLVVHASATEEGLARSLELLAPEGTVLELSWYGDRRISLPLGEAFHSRRLVVRSSQVGTVSPARASRRTFADRLALALDLLADPAFDALVTGECSFGELPEVLPRLASGDLPALCHRVLYDAADPA, encoded by the coding sequence ATGGAACGCGTGGCCCGTGCTTTCTGGCTTCGCTCACCCGGTCACGGCGAGATACGGGATGTCCGCCTGCCGGCACCCGCAGAGGACGAGGTGCTGGTGCGCACCCTCTGCTCCGGTGTGAGCCGTGGAACGGAGACCCTCGTCTTCCGTGGCGGCGTACCGGAGAGCCAGCACGCCACGATGCGGGCACCGTTCCAGGACGGCGACTTTCCCGGGCCCGTCAAGTACGGCTACCTCAACGTCGGTGTGGTCGAGGAAGGTCCGCGGCACCTGCTAGGCCGAACGGTCTTCTGCCTCTACCCGCACCAGACCCGGTACGTCGTCCCCGCGAGCGCCGTGACGCCCGTCCCGGACAACGTCCCCGCCCCACGGGCCGTGCTGGCCGGGACGGTGGAGACCGCCGTGAACGCCGTCTGGGACGCCGCGCCGCTGCTCGGCGACCGGATCGCCGTCGTCGGAGCGGGCATGGTCGGCTGCAGCGTCGCGGCGGTCCTGGCCCAGTACCCCGCCGTGCGCGTCCAGCTGGTCGACGCCGAGCCCCGGCGCGCCGCCATCGCCAAGGCGCTCGGTGTCGACTTCGCGCTCCCAGGGGAAGCCGCAGGTGACTGCGATCTTGTCGTCCACGCCAGCGCCACTGAGGAAGGACTCGCGCGCTCACTGGAACTCCTTGCCCCGGAGGGGACGGTTCTCGAGCTGAGCTGGTACGGCGACCGGCGGATCAGCCTGCCGCTGGGCGAGGCCTTCCACTCCCGGCGCCTGGTCGTGCGCAGCAGCCAGGTGGGGACGGTGTCCCCGGCCCGTGCCTCCCGCCGGACCTTCGCCGACCGGCTCGCGCTCGCGCTCGACCTGCTCGCCGACCCCGCCTTCGACGCGCTGGTCACCGGCGAATGCTCCTTCGGCGAACTGCCGGAGGTGCTGCCGAGGCTCGCCTCGGGCGACCTCCCGGCGTTGTGCCACCGCGTTCTGTACGACGCTGCTGATCCGGCCTGA
- a CDS encoding 6-pyruvoyl trahydropterin synthase family protein has product MFSITVRDHIMIAHSFHGEVFGPAQRLHGATFLVDATFRRAELDADNIVVDIGLATQELGTVVGELNYRNLDDDPDFAGTNTSTEFLAKVIADRLADRVHAGALGDGARGLAGIAVTLHESHIAWASYERTL; this is encoded by the coding sequence TTGTTCAGCATCACAGTCCGTGATCACATCATGATCGCTCACAGCTTCCACGGAGAGGTCTTCGGACCCGCGCAGCGCCTGCACGGAGCGACCTTTCTCGTGGACGCCACCTTCCGCCGTGCCGAGCTGGACGCCGACAACATCGTTGTCGACATCGGGCTGGCCACCCAGGAGCTCGGGACCGTCGTCGGCGAGCTGAACTACCGGAATCTCGACGACGACCCCGACTTCGCCGGCACCAATACCAGTACGGAATTCCTGGCCAAGGTCATCGCGGACCGTCTGGCCGACCGGGTGCATGCGGGGGCGCTGGGCGATGGCGCACGCGGCCTGGCCGGCATCGCGGTGACCCTGCATGAGTCGCACATCGCCTGGGCGAGTTACGAGCGCACGCTGTGA